The Dunckerocampus dactyliophorus isolate RoL2022-P2 chromosome 16, RoL_Ddac_1.1, whole genome shotgun sequence genome includes a window with the following:
- the ca4c gene encoding carbonic anhydrase IV c, whose translation MDLLCLIVGLYLLSLCTAQWCYQNQYSCDDTCRDPGHWSAQFPRCGGLRQSPINIVSSKVHMNTALPPLEFIGHTDRINITVENKGHSGDAPSTILTHHYGSSFFFFFCSLAAHFHLPQSVRLTGGALPGHYRAAQFHFHWGASGTPGSEHTIDGERFPMELHIVHIKEPYGSLTEAEHDMSGIALLAFLFEETSEDHPHLDAVIAALGQVQHNGTTAVIANFQLSDIIPSSKDLHAYYRYVGSMTTPGCEQAVAWTVFHQRLAVSSRQLDAIVQQCRFWTGQPMMDIFRPTQPLDGRVVYRSNLAATLKATRLWFDAFSLVLTTLVLIQ comes from the exons ATGGATCTACTCTGCCTGATAGTTGGTCTTTATCTTCTCTCTCTGTGCACAG cTCAGTGGTGTTACCAGAACCAGTACTCCTGTGATGACACCTGCAGAG ACCCGGGTCACTGGTCGGCCCAGTTTCCTCGCTGTGGAGGACTACGCCAGTCTCCCATCAACATCGTGAGCAGCAAAGTGCACATGAACACGGCACTGCCTCCCCTGGAGTTCATAGGTCACACAGACCGGATCAACATCACCGTGGAAAACAAAGGACACTCTGGTGATGCGCCATCCACCATCTTGACTCACCATTATGGCtcttcattcttcttcttcttctgttcccTTGCAGCTCACTTTCACCTTCCTCAGTCCGTCAGACTGACTGGAGGAGCTCTGCCAGGTCACTACAGGGCCGCTCAGTTTCACTTCCACTGGGGGGCCAGCGGGACACCTGGATCAGAACACACCATCGATGGAGAGAGGTTCCCTATGGAG CTTCACATCGTACACATCAAGGAGCCCTACGGATCTTTGACAGAGGCAGAACATGACATGTCGGGAATTGCCCTGCTGGCCTTCCTGTTTGAG GAAACGAGCGAGGATCATCCTCACCTGGATGCTGTCATAGCAGCTTTGGGCCAAGTGCAGCATAATG GCACCACAGCAGTGATAGCAAACTTTCAGCTCAGCGACATTATTCCCTCCTCCAAGGACCTGCACGCCTACTACCGCTACGTGGGCTCCATGACCACGCCGGGATGTGAGCAAGCCGTAGCCTGGACCGTCTTCCACCAGAGGCTGGCAGTCAGCAGTCGGCAG CTGGATGCCATCGTCCAGCAGTGTCGCTTCTGGACAGGACAGCCCATGATGGACATCTTCAGGCCCACTCAGCCCCTTGATGGACGGGTCGTGTACCGGTCCAACTTGGCTGCAACTCTGAAAGCAACCCGCTTGTGGTTTGATGCTTTCTCTCTGGTGctcacaacattggttctgatCCAGTAA